Proteins from one Pseudomonas sp. KBS0710 genomic window:
- the accC gene encoding acetyl-CoA carboxylase biotin carboxylase subunit, translating to MLKPAKKLQKVLIANRGEIALRILRACKEEGIKTVAVYSTADTELMHVKLADESICIGPPLATNSYLKVSNIIAAAEVTGADGIHPGYGFLAENADFAEQVEKSGFAFIGPKAETIRLMGDKVSAKDAMIAAGVPTVPGSDGPLPEDEATALRIGREVGYPVIIKAAGGGGGRGMRVVHKEEDLIEAAKQTRSEAAAWFGNPMVYLEKYLTNPRHVEVQVLSDGQGHAIHLGDRDCSLQRRHQKVLEEAPAPGLDETARQEVLARCVKACIDINYRGAGTFEFLYENGRFYFIEMNTRVQVEHPVSEMVTGIDIVKEMLSIAAGNVLSFTQDDVKIHGHSLECRINAEDPKTFIPSPGLVKHFHAPGGNGVRVDSHLYSGYKVPSNYDSLIGKLITWGATRDEAMARMRNALDEIVVDGIKTNIPLHRDLVRDEGFCEGGVNIHYLEHKLANQ from the coding sequence ATGTTGAAACCTGCGAAGAAACTGCAAAAAGTCCTGATCGCCAACCGCGGCGAGATCGCGCTGCGTATCCTGCGCGCCTGTAAGGAAGAGGGCATCAAGACCGTCGCTGTTTACTCGACGGCCGATACTGAATTGATGCACGTGAAACTGGCGGACGAAAGCATTTGCATCGGCCCGCCACTGGCCACGAACTCGTACCTGAAAGTCTCGAACATCATCGCCGCCGCTGAAGTGACCGGCGCTGATGGCATCCACCCAGGCTACGGCTTCCTCGCGGAAAACGCCGATTTCGCCGAACAGGTGGAAAAATCCGGCTTCGCCTTCATCGGCCCTAAAGCCGAAACCATCCGCCTGATGGGCGACAAGGTTTCGGCCAAGGACGCGATGATCGCGGCCGGCGTGCCAACCGTTCCAGGCTCCGACGGCCCACTGCCGGAAGACGAGGCAACCGCCCTGCGCATTGGTCGCGAAGTCGGTTACCCGGTGATCATCAAGGCCGCCGGTGGCGGTGGTGGTCGCGGCATGCGTGTGGTGCACAAGGAAGAAGACCTGATCGAAGCCGCCAAGCAGACCCGCTCCGAAGCGGCTGCCTGGTTCGGCAACCCGATGGTCTACCTGGAGAAGTACCTGACCAACCCACGTCACGTGGAAGTGCAGGTTCTGTCCGACGGCCAGGGCCACGCCATCCACCTGGGCGACCGCGATTGCTCGCTGCAACGTCGTCACCAGAAGGTGCTGGAAGAAGCACCGGCACCGGGCCTGGACGAAACCGCGCGCCAGGAAGTACTGGCTCGCTGCGTCAAGGCGTGCATCGACATCAACTACCGTGGCGCCGGTACCTTTGAGTTCCTCTACGAGAACGGCCGTTTCTACTTCATCGAGATGAACACTCGTGTGCAGGTAGAGCATCCGGTTTCGGAGATGGTCACCGGTATCGACATCGTCAAGGAGATGCTGAGCATCGCCGCCGGTAACGTGCTGTCCTTCACCCAGGACGACGTGAAGATCCACGGCCACTCCCTGGAGTGCCGGATCAACGCCGAAGACCCGAAAACCTTTATCCCAAGCCCTGGCCTGGTCAAGCATTTCCACGCGCCGGGCGGCAACGGCGTGCGTGTGGATTCGCACCTGTACAGCGGCTACAAGGTTCCGTCCAACTACGACTCGCTGATCGGCAAGCTGATCACCTGGGGCGCCACCCGCGACGAGGCCATGGCCCGTATGCGCAATGCCCTGGACGAGATCGTGGTAGACGGCATCAAGACCAACATCCCGCTGCATCGGGACTTGGTACGCGATGAAGGCTTCTGCGAAGGTGGTGTGAACATTCACTACCTGGAACACAAGCTGGCCAACCAGTAA